A window of Verrucomicrobiota bacterium JB022 contains these coding sequences:
- the mreC gene encoding rod shape-determining protein MreC — translation MAPERSTFVPLQALVLVGGLVAVWWLLPLGIKAFLRVTFWEFQAPSYYATSQLHDLQDYWAARVKSKNDLIEANIDLARLNAAYSLRNQAAEATAEELRRIEELLDLPPLPRHRYEVARVVRRDMNAWWQRIIIRKGSMHGLEVGQAVVFRGGVVGRVSEVYTYTAAVELVTSREFRVAAHFEGDPRPVQFQGGLNATFHAPTGEVSTVPPDKGVSLGQPLTLVSSRLGGVFPDGLKIGDVYQLDPGADGLFQSGLVRLPDELQSLEEVAVLIPLQPSEEADIPTLPTR, via the coding sequence GTGGCGCCTGAACGTAGCACCTTCGTCCCCCTGCAAGCCCTGGTATTGGTCGGGGGGCTTGTGGCCGTCTGGTGGCTCCTGCCGCTCGGCATCAAGGCCTTTCTCCGCGTTACCTTCTGGGAATTCCAGGCCCCCAGCTATTACGCCACCTCCCAACTGCACGACTTGCAGGACTACTGGGCGGCGCGCGTGAAGAGCAAGAACGACCTCATCGAGGCCAATATCGACCTCGCGCGCCTCAACGCCGCCTACTCGCTGCGTAACCAGGCCGCCGAAGCGACCGCCGAAGAGCTGCGACGCATCGAAGAGCTGCTCGACCTGCCGCCGCTACCCCGCCACCGCTACGAAGTCGCCCGCGTCGTGCGGCGCGACATGAACGCCTGGTGGCAACGCATCATCATCCGCAAAGGCTCGATGCACGGGCTCGAAGTGGGGCAGGCCGTCGTCTTCCGCGGCGGCGTTGTGGGCCGGGTGAGCGAAGTCTACACCTACACCGCAGCGGTTGAGCTGGTCACGAGCCGGGAATTCCGTGTGGCCGCGCACTTCGAGGGCGACCCGCGTCCGGTGCAGTTCCAGGGCGGGCTCAACGCCACCTTTCACGCGCCCACCGGGGAGGTCAGCACGGTGCCGCCCGATAAAGGCGTTTCGCTGGGGCAACCGCTGACGCTGGTCAGCTCGCGGCTCGGCGGCGTCTTCCCCGACGGCCTCAAGATCGGAGACGTCTACCAGCTCGATCCCGGGGCCGACGGGCTCTTCCAGAGCGGCCTCGTGCGCCTGCCCGATGAGTTGCAGAGCCTCGAAGAGGTGGCCGTGCTCATCCCCCTGCAGCCCAGCGAAGAAGCCGACATCCCGACTTTGCCCACCCGATGA
- a CDS encoding arsenate reductase family protein, whose amino-acid sequence MPDVVVYTYAKCSTCRNATKWLRENGIAFEERPIRETPPTPAELQKMLDVYQGDIRRLFNTSSADYREAGLKDRLDTWTPEEAFAVQQQNGNLVKRPFLLTADGRGIVGFKEDQWAAFFGK is encoded by the coding sequence ATGCCCGATGTCGTCGTTTACACCTACGCCAAGTGCTCCACCTGCCGCAATGCCACCAAGTGGCTGCGCGAAAACGGCATCGCCTTCGAAGAGCGGCCGATCCGCGAGACGCCCCCCACCCCGGCAGAGCTGCAAAAGATGCTCGATGTCTATCAGGGCGACATCCGCCGCCTCTTCAATACCAGCAGCGCCGACTACCGCGAGGCCGGCCTCAAGGACCGCCTCGACACCTGGACGCCCGAAGAAGCCTTCGCCGTACAGCAGCAGAACGGCAACCTCGTCAAGCGCCCCTTCCTCCTCACCGCCGACGGCCGCGGCATCGTCGGCTTCAAGGAAGACCAGTGGGCAGCGTTCTTTGGGAAGTAA
- a CDS encoding rod shape-determining protein, whose translation MFRRALGFFSNDIGIDLGTANTLVYVRDKGIVLREPSVVAINSDNREVVAVGNEAKKMLGRTPMNITALRPMKDGVIADFEVTEAMLRYFIKKVSNHVHVAQPRVVVAVPSGITEVERRAVRESATHAGARDVKLLVEPVAAAIGVGLPIEEPTANMIVDIGGGTTEVAIISLAGVVFTRSIRVGGDELDLAIVNYMKRAYNLMIGERTAEEIKIKIGSAAPLDEELTLEVKGRDSVAGLPKTLHISSQEIREALEDTIASIVELVRNALERCPPELSADLVDRGFVLAGGGAMIRNLDRLLSDATGLPVIVAEDSLSAVAKGTGVVLENLPWLQKMKI comes from the coding sequence ATGTTTCGTCGAGCCCTCGGATTTTTCAGCAACGATATCGGCATCGACCTGGGTACCGCCAATACCCTCGTCTATGTGCGCGATAAAGGCATCGTTCTACGCGAACCCTCCGTCGTCGCCATCAACAGCGACAACCGCGAAGTGGTGGCGGTGGGGAATGAGGCGAAGAAGATGCTGGGACGCACGCCGATGAACATTACTGCCCTCCGGCCCATGAAAGACGGCGTGATCGCCGATTTCGAGGTGACGGAGGCGATGCTGCGCTACTTCATCAAGAAGGTCAGCAACCACGTGCACGTGGCCCAGCCCCGGGTGGTGGTCGCCGTGCCCAGCGGCATTACCGAAGTGGAGCGCCGCGCGGTGCGCGAGAGTGCGACCCACGCCGGAGCCCGCGACGTGAAGCTGCTGGTCGAGCCCGTGGCCGCCGCGATTGGCGTCGGGCTGCCGATCGAAGAGCCGACGGCCAACATGATCGTCGACATTGGCGGCGGCACGACGGAAGTGGCGATCATCTCCCTCGCCGGCGTCGTCTTCACCCGCTCGATCCGGGTAGGGGGTGACGAGCTGGACCTGGCGATCGTCAACTACATGAAGCGCGCCTACAACCTCATGATCGGCGAGCGCACGGCGGAAGAGATCAAGATCAAGATCGGCTCCGCCGCGCCGCTGGACGAAGAGCTGACCTTGGAAGTGAAGGGGCGCGACTCCGTGGCCGGCCTGCCGAAGACGCTGCATATTTCCTCGCAAGAGATCCGCGAAGCGCTGGAAGACACCATCGCCTCCATCGTGGAACTGGTCCGCAACGCCCTTGAGCGCTGCCCGCCGGAACTTTCCGCCGACCTGGTGGACCGCGGCTTTGTGCTCGCCGGGGGCGGCGCCATGATCCGCAACCTCGACCGCCTGCTCAGCGACGCGACGGGCCTCCCGGTGATCGTGGCGGAAGACTCGCTCAGCGCGGTGGCCAAGGGCACGGGCGTGGTGCTCGAAAACCTGCCCTGGCTGCAGAAAATGAAGATTTAG